The following proteins are encoded in a genomic region of Musa acuminata AAA Group cultivar baxijiao chromosome BXJ2-11, Cavendish_Baxijiao_AAA, whole genome shotgun sequence:
- the LOC135627698 gene encoding RAN GTPase-activating protein 2-like produces the protein MDAAATQDFHPRTFSIKLWPPSASTRTMLVEKMTKNLSSESIFSRKYGLLSKEEAYENAKRIEDECFIAASEHFQKEPDGDGSSAVQFYARETSKLMLEVLKRGPERKEHGEVVAVDRPVKPIETVFDISGGRRAFIDADEARELLSPLTEQGNSYKKICLSNISFGIDAAHVAGPILASLKGQLTEVNLSDFIAGRPEDEALEVMKIFSSALEGCVLRYLNLSDNALGEKGVRAFGALLKSQNSLEELYLMNDGISEAAAKAVCELIPSTDKLKILHFHNNMTGDEGAIAISEVLKHSPLLEDFRCSSTRVASEGGIELAKALETCTHLKKLDIRDNIFGVDAGITLSKTLEKLVHITEIYISYLNLEDEGAIAIANALKQSVPFLEVLDIAGNDITTKAAPALAECIAVKKSLRTLILSENELKDQGAVLIGRALEEDHTQLKELDVSINMLRRVGARCLAQAVSNKPDFKLLNINGNAISDEGIDEVKEILKNGSNSVDVLGPLDENDVEEEGEDGEEEEGEGGAAAEGEGELESKLHHLKVEQD, from the coding sequence ATGGATGCTGCTGCTACTCAAGATTTTCATCCTCGTACGTTCTCAATTAAACTATGGCCACCAAGTGCAAGCACAAGAACGATGCTTGTGGAAAAGATGACCAAGAATCTCTCCTCAGAATCAATTTTCTCCAGGAAGTATGGCCTTCTGAGCAAAGAAGAGGCTTATGAGAATGCTAAACGGATTGAGGATGAGTGCTTTATTGCTGCCAGTGAACATTTTCAAAAGGAGCCTGATGGTGATGGAAGTTCTGCAGTCCAGTTCTATGCCAGGGAGACCAGCAAGCTAATGTTGGAAGTACTTAAAAGAGGCCCTGAACGCAAAGAGCATGGAGAAGTGGTGGCAGTTGATAGGCCTGTTAAACCTATTGAAACTGTGTTTGATATTTCAGGTGGTAGAAGGGCATTTATTGATGCTGATGAAGCCAGAGAACTTCTTAGCCCACTAACTGAGCAAGGAAACTCATACaaaaagatttgtttgagcaacatAAGCTTCGGAATTGATGCAGCCCATGTTGCAGGACCTATATTGGCATCTCTCAAGGGACAGCTGACGGAAGTAAATCTATCAGATTTTATTGCAGGAAGGCCAGAGGATGAAGCTCTTGAAGTCATGAAGATATTCTCATCAGCCTTGGAAGGGTGTGTTCTCAGGTATCTGAATCTGTCTGACAATGCATTAGGTGAGAAGGGTGTTCGGGCATTTGGGGCACTTCTGAAATCACAAAATAGCTTGGAGGAGCTTTACTTGATGAATGATGGAATATCTGAGGCAGCTGCCAAAGCTGTGTGCGAGCTAATTCCATCAACTGACAAGCTGAAGATCCTGCATTTCCATAACAATATGACAGGAGATGAGGGTGCTATTGCTATTTCTGAGGTCCTGAAACATTCTCCTCTGCTGGAAGATTTCAGATGCTCATCGACCAGGGTGGCTTCTGAGGGTGGAATTGAATTGGCCAAGGCACTGGAGACTTGTACTCATTTGAAGAAGCTAGATATCCGTGATAATATATTTGGTGTTGATGCTGGGATAACCCTGAGCAAGACGCTTGAAAAACTTGTTCACATCACAGAAATCTACATTAGCTATCTGAATTTGGAAGATGAGGGGGCCATTGCCATTGCTAATGCCCTGAAACAATCTGTACCTTTTTTGGAAGTTTTGGACATTGCTGGCAACGATATCACAACAAAAGCTGCTCCAGCATTAGCAGAGTGTATTGCTGTCAAGAAGTCACTCAGGACACTGATCTTGTCTGAGAATGAGCTGAAGGATCAGGGTGCTGTTCTGATCGGCAGAGCATTGGAAGAGGATCATACACAGCTCAAGGAACTTGATGTGAGTATCAACATGTTAAGGAGGGTCGGGGCTAGATGTTTGGCGCAGGCAGTGTCAAATAAGCCTGACTTCAAACTTCTGAACATAAATGGCAATGCAATTTCAGACGAAGGCATTGATGAGGTGAAGGAAATACTTAAGAATGGTAGTAATTCTGTGGATGTACTTGGACCATtggatgagaatgatgtggaagaGGAAGGCGAAgatggagaagaggaggaaggagaaggaggTGCTGCCGCAGAAGGTGAAGGCGAATTGGAGTCAAAGCTCCACCATCTCAAAGTCGAGCAGGATTAG
- the LOC135627347 gene encoding uncharacterized protein At2g24330-like: protein MAGGAEDPAAPPKKQRRGIVSRLWGWIFGGRSEDYEKRLQHLSKEEAAVHARMKRRAQSSRRMIRNVIVFSVILEVVAVVYAIMTTRSADLNWQIGAIRVLPMFVLPGLSSVIYSTLVSFTRMFDRKDQKTLDKLRAERKAKIDELKERTNFYNTQQLIQKYDLDPAAKAAAATILASKLGADSGLTVYVGDEPNPCAPLVKSSDAKPVQTTGLRNRKQSHARSSSTVISESVSETPNEFGVGAQEIPSLAQKAVEHYKGSGSNGGGWIARIASLLVGEDPSQCYALICGNCHMHNGLARKEDFPHITYYCPHCHALNTSRQSGEHDSGSRSGQGNSFSRSEVTNEPPKVPEQPVGKSDAKEHTSEATS from the exons ATGGCCGGTGGGGCGGAGGATCCGGCAGCACCGCCCAAGAAGCAGCGGAGAGGGATCGTCTCGCGGCTGTGGGGGTGGATTTTCGGGGGCCGTAGCGAGGACTACGAGAAGCGGCTGCAGCACCTGTCCAAGGAGGAGGCTGCCGTCCACGCGCGGATGAAGCGACGGGCGCAGTCCTCCAGGCGCATGATCCGGAATGTCATCGTCTTCTCCGTCATCCTTGAG GTGGTAGCAGTGGTTTATGCTATCATGACAACCAGATCAGCAGATTTGAACTGGCAGATTGGGGCAATACGAGTTCTACCTATGTTTGTGTTACCTGGTTTATCTTCTGTTATTTATTCGACCCTTGTAAGCTTCACAAGGATGT TTGATCGCAAGGACCAGAAGACTCTTGACAAGCTACGTGCTGAGAGAAAAGCGAAGATTGATGAGCTTAAAGAGAGAACCAATTTTTACAATACACAACAGCTTATTCAG AAATATGACCTTGATCCTGCTGCAAAGGCTGCAGCAGCAACAATTCTGGCATCTAAGTTGGGAGCAGACTCTGGTTTGACAGTTTATGTTGGAGATGAACCTAATCCATGTGCCCCATTGGTGAAAAGCAGTGATGCCAAACCCGTTCAAACCACTGGACTAAGAAACAGGAAACAATCACATGCAAGAAGCAGTAGCACTGTTATTTCCGAATCGGTCAGTGAAACTCCTAATGAGTTTGGGGTTGGTGCCCAAGAAATTCCTTCTCTGGCCCAGAAGGCTGTTGAGCACTACAAAGGCTCTGGCTCTAACGGTGGTGGTTGGATTGCTCGTATAGCATCCTTGCTCGTAGGTGAGGATCCATCACAGTGCTATGCTCTCATATGTGGCAACTGCCATATGCATAACG GACTAGCAAGGAAAGAGGATTTTCCGCACATAACTTATTATTGCCCCCATTGTCATGCACTGAATACGTCTCGGCAATCAGGAGAGCATGATTCAGGTTCCAGATCTGGCCAAGGCAATTCCTTTTCGAGGAGTGAAGTCACAAATGAGCCACCAAAAGTTCCAGAGCAGCCAGTTGGGAAGAGTGATGCGAAAGAACACACCTCAGAGGCTACTTCATGA
- the LOC103970160 gene encoding uncharacterized protein LOC103970160: MGEQYARDAPLCSDPHPDPMERLQESAAHDHPPATALPATGDDVVEGEKSAYQKEERLLCPLSHLPQPEAPPGLTKVRSTGPDDERRPIDRSVSLKSPAATIDVSTIGKYLRDRGSVFSAAIAKRISTLKEPPYDGGKCDPAGSITEFHVSGLKVIVLHKGENILEEAETDFREIKGRVSFFSRSGCRDCGAVRSFFRDRGIPYVEINVDVFQERDKELVERTGSPAVPAIFFNEKLLGGLVALNSLRNCGEFERRLREMAGGRCPEAAPRVPAYGFDDEEELRRERPDAMVAIVRVLRQRLPIQDRIIRMKLAKNCFSGGDMVEVIISHLDCGRKKAVEIGRELARKHFIHHVFRENDFEDGNNHFYRFLEHEPAIPRCFNFRGSTNDNEPKPAATVSQRLTKLMVAILEAYASDDRCHLDYGRIGASEEFRRYVNLVKDLQRVDIFSLSADEKLAFFLNLYNAMVIHAVIRIGRPGEIDRKVFYCDFQYVVGGYPYSLSSIKNGILRSNRRQPYSLGKPFSARDKRLELAPAKLNHLIHFGLCDGTRSSPTLRFFSAQGVEVELRHAAREFFLGGVEVDLEKRVVYLTKFMKWYSADFGQEKDILHWILNYMDVTRAGLLTHLLNDGGPINILYQNYDWSLNC, from the exons ATGGGAGAACAGTATGCCAGAGACGCCCCCCTCTGCTCCGATCCTCATCCCGATCCTATGGAACGTCTCCAAGAATCAGCAGCTCACGATCATCCGCCCGCGACTGCCCTCCCCGCCACGGGAGATGACGTGGTCGAAGGAGAGAAGAGTGCGTACCAGAAAGAGGAGCGGCTCCTCTGTCCGCTGTCGCACCTGCCGCAGCCGGAGGCGCCTCCGGGGCTCACGAAGGTGCGATCCACCGGGCCGGACGACGAGCGCCGCCCCATCGACCGCTCCGTTTCTCTAAAGTCTCCCGCCGCCACCATCGACGTCTCCACGATCGGGAAGTATCTCCGCGACCGTGGTAGTGTCTTCTCTGCTGCCATCGCGAAGCGGATCTCCACCCTGAAGGAACCACCATACGACGGCGGCAAGTGCGATCCTGCCGGGTCGATCACCGAGTTCCACGTCTCCGGGCTCAAGGTAATCGTGCTGCACAAGGGCGAGAACATACTGGAGGAGGCCGAGACGGACTTCCGCGAGATCAAGGGCCGGGTCAGCTTCTTTTCCCGCTCTGGCTGCCGAGACTGCGGCGCCGTCCGGTCCTTCTTCAGGGACCGGGGCATCCCGTACGTGGAGATCAACGTGGACGTGTTCCAGGAGCGGGACAAGGAACTGGTAGAGCGGACGGGGAGCCCCGCCGTGCCTGCGATCTTCTTCAACGAGAAGCTGTTAGGGGGGTTGGTGGCGCTCAACTCGCTGCGGAACTGCGGGGAGTTCGAGCGGCGCCTGCGAGAGATGGCCGGGGGACGGTGCCCGGAGGCGGCGCCGCGGGTGCCCGCATACGGGTTCGACGACGAAGAGGAACTGCGGCGTGAGCGGCCGGACGCGATGGTGGCGATAGTGCGGGTGCTGCGACAACGCCTTCCGATCCAAGACCGGATCATCAGGATGAAGCTCGCCAAGAACTGCTTCTCCGGCGGCGACATGGTGGAGGTGATCATCAGCCACCTCGACTGCGGCCGCAAGAAG GCCGTCGAGATTGGTAGAGAGCTCGCCAGAAAGCACTTCATCCATCATGTATTCCG GGAGAATGACTTTGAGGATGGAAATAACCATTTCTACCGTTTCCTGGAGCATGAACCAGCAATTCCTAGATGTTTCAACTTTAGAGGATCGACAAACGACAATGAGCCCAAGCCAGCTGCCACAGTCAGCCAGAGGCTAACTAAGTTAATGGTTGCCATACTTGAAGCCTATGCATCAGATGATCGATGCCATCTCGACTATGGCCGTATCGGTGCCAGCGAGGAGTTCCGAAG ATATGTTAACCTGGTCAAAGATCTGCAACGGGTCGACATTTTTAGCCTGTCAGCTGATGAGAAGTTGGCCTTCTTCCTGAACTTGTATAATGCAATGGTCATTCATGCCGTCATAAGGATCGGCCGACCAGGGGAAATCGACCGAAAGGTTTTCTACTGCGACTTTCAGTATGTCGTTGGAGGCTATCCTTATTCGCTTTCCTCCATCAAGAACGGCATTCTACGTTCCAATAGAAGGCAGCCCTACTCTTTAGGGAAGCCATTCAGTGCTCGTGACAAGCGATTGGAG TTGGCTCCTGCAAAGTTGAACCATTTGATCCATTTTGGCTTATGCGATGGAACCCGTTCGAGTCCAACATTGCGGTTCTTCTCTGCCCAGGGAGTTGAAGTAGAACTCAGGCATGCCGCAAGGGAGTTTTTCCTTGGCGGAGTGGAGGTGGATCTTGAGAAGAGGGTTGTCTATCTCACCAAGTTCATGAAATG GTATAGCGCTGATTTTGGGCAGGAGAAAGATATCCTTCACTGGATACTGAACTACATGGATGTTACTAGAGCTGGCCTTTTGACTCATCTTCTGAACGATGGGGGTCCTATCAACATACTCTACCAAAACTATGATTGGTCCCTGAATTGTTGA
- the LOC135627348 gene encoding photosynthetic NDH subunit of lumenal location 3, chloroplastic-like, with the protein MEGTQWKGSVHRIRKCVVDLLSMEDDLVDDDDEDAWELMGSDLRLKSTFLYCDLNQVISHAREERKKVLTDLANKLFYYMEQLDHAVRIRSMSLTQACYNDTANVLQEVMAALMPLR; encoded by the exons ATGGAGGGCACGCAATGGAAGGGATCGGTCCACAGGATCAGGAAGTGCGTGGTGGATCTCCTGTCGATGGAGGACGATCTggtggacgacgacgacgaggatgCGTGGGAGCTGATGGGTAGCGACCTTCGCCTCAAGTCTACCTTCTTGTACTGTGATCTCAACCAGGTGATCTCCCACGCTAGAGAAGAGCGGAAGAAGGTTCTCACCGACCTCGCCAACAAGCTCTTCTACTACATGGAGCAg CTGGATCATGCTGTCAGGATCCGGAGCATGTCTTTGACGCAGGCCTGCTACAACGACACAGCCAATGTGTTACAGGAGGTGATGGCCGCTCTCATGCCCCTTCGGTAG
- the LOC103970162 gene encoding uncharacterized protein LOC103970162: MSMAADHNINFPLGGVFPQSFCNQHVVSFHSGTVNNTHGIFPGGMNISGGINGTTAMILAGNSGTLNNISPLVSTTNSPGNIPLEPQHGRKHRTSFAVDWSCEELEVMKRGLATYAGEPNIMKYIKIASKLPDKTVRDVAMRCRWMTKKENGKRRKPEDYYAGKKTKDRKEKVIGSSSMANMFCNQQESEATYSFKMHNGSHNNQFSCEGPVIDSRTNHLLEDNAKIFHEIAVNLENNEIQNNIDLLYRSNENITAILNSMSGMPGIMSRMPPLPVYANESLMHSIFPCINQAHEPSNSHLKEERRSW; the protein is encoded by the exons ATGAGCATGGCAGCAGATCATAACATCAACTTCCCTCTTGGAGGAGTTTTCCCACAATCTTTTTGCAATCAACATGTAGTTTCCTTTCACTCAGGGACTGTAAACAACACACACGGTATTTTCCCCGGTGGAATGAACATTTCAGGTGGAATAAATGGAACGACGGCGATGATATTGGCTGGAAATTCCGGCACGCTGAACAATATTTCTCCTTTGGTATCGACTACTAATTCTCCCGGAAATATCCCCCTCGAGCCACAACATGGGCGTAAGCATCGTACATCATTCGCTGTGGATTGGTCCTGCGAGGAATTGGAAGTGATGAAGCGAGGCCTTGCCAC ATATGCTGGTGAGCCTAATATCATGAAGTATATCAAGATTGCATCTAAGCTTCCTGACAAGACTGTGAGGGATGTTGCAATGAGGTGCCGATGGATGACT AAGAAGGAGAATGGTAAACGACGAAAGCCTGAAGACTATTATGCTGGGAAGAAAACCAAAGACAGGAAG GAGAAGGTGATAGGTTCTTCCTCAATGGCTAATATGTTCTGTAATCAACAAGAGAGCGAAGCTACCTATTCTTTCAAGATGCATAATGGGAGCCACAATAATCAATTCTCATGTGAAG GCCCTGTGATAGACAGCAGAACAAATCATCTTCTAGAAGACAATGCAAAAATTTTTCATGAGATTGCAGTTAATCTTGAAAACAATGAG ATACAAAATAACATTGATCTCTTGTATCGCTCAAATGAGAATATAACAGCCATTTTAAATAG CATGAGTGGAATGCCTGGTATTATGAGTCGGATGCCTCCACTGCCTGTGTATGCCAATGAGAGTCTTATGCATTCAATATTCCCTTGTATTAATCAG GCACATGAACCCAGCAACAGTCATCTTAAGGAAGAGCGAAGATCCTGGTGA
- the LOC135627148 gene encoding flotillin-like protein 1 — MVFYKVAGASEYLAITGYNVSDIKLAKKAFIFPGQKCTIFDMSPVNYTFEVQAMSAEKLPFILPAVFTIGPRADDVDSLLRYAKLISPHDKLSNHVKELVQGVIEGETRVLAASMTMEEIFRGTKSFKQEVFEKVQLELNQFGLIIYNANVKQLVDVQGHEYFSYLGQKTQQEAANQAKVDVAEARMKGEIGSKERDGHTKQNAAKIDAETKIYSTQRDGEGKRAEAKVKAEVKIFENKREAEVAEANAELAMKKAEWQRQAKVAEVEAAKAVAIRDAELQVEVERRNALRETEKLKAELLSKTLVDYEMKVQEANWELYKRQRAAEGLLYEQEKLAEGQKAVAEAARFARQQEAEGELYAKKKEAEGMVALAQAQKLYLTALLEALGGDYAALRDYLMINGGMYQDIARLNAEAVRGLQPKISVWTNSGDAAADGGAMKEVAGVYKMLPPLFKTVHEQTGMLPPAWMGKMADTPVV, encoded by the exons ATGGTGTTTTATAAGGTGGCCGGGGCGTCCGAGTACCTCGCCATCACCGGTTATAACGTTAGTGACATTAAACTTGCGAAGAAGGCCTTCATCTTCCCGGGCCAGAAATGCACCATATTCGACATGTCCCCGGTGAACTACACCTTCGAGGTGCAGGCGATGAGCGCCGAGAAGCTTCCCTTCATCCTCCCCGCTGTGTTCACCATCGGCCCCCGTGCGGATGATGTGGACAGCCTCCTCAGGTATGCCAAGCTTATCTCCCCTCACGACAAGCTCTCCAACCACGTGAAGGAGCTCGTGCAGGGGGTGATCGAGGGGGAGACGCGCGTGCTCGCTGCGTCCATGACCATGGAGGAGATCTTTCGAGGGACCAAGTCCTTCAAGCAGGAGGTGTTCGAGAAGGTTCAGCTTGAGCTCAACCAGTTCGGCCTCATCATCTACAACGCTAACGTGAAGCAGCTCGTCGACGTCCAAGGCCACGAGTACTTCTCCTACCTCGGCCAGAAGACGCAGCAGGAGGCAGCGAATCAGGCGAAGGTTGACGTGGCGGAGGCGAGAATGAAGGGAGAGATCGGATCGAAAGAGAGGGACGGACATACGAAGCAGAACGCGGCCAAGATCGACGCGGAGACGAAGATATACTCCACGCAGAGGGATGGAGAAGGGAAGAGGGCAGAGGCAAAGGTGAAGGCAGAGGTGAAGATATTTGAGAACAAGAGGGAAGCGGAGGTGGCGGAGGCCAACGCGGAGCTGGCGATGAAGAAGGCCGAGTGGCAACGGCAGGCGAAGGTGGCGGAGGTGGAGGCGGCCAAAGCGGTGGCGATAAGGGATGCCGAGCTGCAGGTGGAGGTGGAGAGAAGGAACGCGCTGAGGGAGACAGAGAAGCTCAAGGCTGAGTTGCTCAGCAAGACTTTAGTGGACTATGAGATGAAG GTCCAAGAAGCAAACTGGGAGCTCTACAAGAGGCAGAGGGCGGCAGAAGGCTTGCTCTACGAGCAAGAGAAGCTCGCGGAGGGTCAGAAAGCGGTAGCCGAGGCGGCACGCTTCGCCCGCCAACAAGAGGCCGAGGGAGAGCTCTACGCCAAGAAGAAGGAAGCCGAGGGAATGGTCGCACTGGCCCAAGCTCAAAAGCTATACCTCACCGCATTACTAGAGGCACTGGGTGGAGACTACGCTGCGTTGCGGGACTACCTCATGATCAATGGCGGGATGTACCAAGACATCGCGAGGCTCAACGCCGAGGCCGTCCGCGGCCTGCAGCCGAAGATTAGCGTGTGGACCAACAGTGGCGATGCAGCAGCTGATGGCGGGGCGATGAAGGAGGTGGCAGGAGTCTACAAAATGCTGCCACCACTGTTCAAGACGGTGCACGAGCAGACGGGGATGCTGCCACCTGCTTGGATGGGCAAAATGGCCGACACACCAGTTGTTTGA